A window of Amycolatopsis australiensis contains these coding sequences:
- the tyrS gene encoding tyrosine--tRNA ligase: MSEHILDELSWRGLIAQSTDIDALRRELDQGPVTLYCGFDPTAPSLHAGNLVPLLMLKRFQRAGHRPIVLAGGATGMIGDPRDTGERTLNTLDVVADWAGRIRGQLERFVDFDDSPTGAIVENNLNWTGEQNVLEFLRDVGKHFSVNVMLNRETVKRRLEGDGMSYTEFSYLLLQSQDYLRLHRQYGCKLQVGGSDQWGNLVGGVDLIRRTDGASVHALTAPLVTDAEGRKFGKSTGGGNLWLDPDMTSPYAWYQYFVNVGDADVIRYLRMFTFLGQEEIAALAEDAEQRPHLRAAQRRLAEEFTTLVHGEEQTRQVVNASQALFGRGELRDLDERTLDAAMSEVPNGKVDPSGDATIVDLLLAGGLVDSKGAARRTVKEGGAYVNNVKIADEEWKPSVDDALHGKWLVVRKGKRNVAGVALGG; this comes from the coding sequence GTGAGCGAACACATCCTCGACGAGCTGTCCTGGCGCGGCCTGATCGCGCAGTCCACCGACATCGACGCCCTCCGGCGCGAGCTCGACCAGGGTCCCGTGACGCTCTATTGCGGGTTCGACCCGACCGCGCCCAGCCTGCACGCCGGCAACCTGGTCCCGCTGCTCATGCTCAAGCGGTTCCAGCGCGCTGGGCACCGGCCCATCGTGCTGGCCGGCGGCGCGACCGGGATGATCGGCGACCCGCGCGACACCGGTGAGCGCACGCTGAACACGCTCGACGTCGTCGCCGACTGGGCCGGGCGCATCCGCGGCCAGCTCGAGCGGTTCGTCGACTTCGACGACTCGCCGACCGGCGCGATCGTCGAGAACAACCTCAACTGGACCGGCGAGCAGAACGTCCTGGAGTTCCTGCGCGACGTCGGGAAGCACTTCTCGGTCAACGTCATGCTCAACCGCGAGACGGTCAAGCGCCGGCTCGAGGGCGACGGCATGTCCTACACCGAGTTCAGCTACCTGCTCCTGCAGTCGCAGGACTACCTGCGGCTGCACCGCCAGTACGGCTGCAAGCTGCAGGTCGGCGGGTCCGACCAGTGGGGCAACCTCGTCGGCGGGGTCGACCTGATCCGCCGGACCGACGGGGCGAGCGTGCACGCGCTGACCGCGCCGCTGGTCACCGACGCCGAGGGCCGCAAGTTCGGCAAGTCCACCGGCGGCGGGAACCTGTGGCTCGACCCGGACATGACCTCGCCGTACGCGTGGTACCAGTACTTCGTCAATGTGGGTGACGCCGACGTGATCCGCTACCTGCGGATGTTCACCTTCCTCGGCCAAGAGGAGATCGCCGCGCTGGCCGAGGACGCCGAACAGCGTCCCCACCTGCGGGCCGCGCAGCGCCGGCTGGCGGAGGAGTTCACGACGCTGGTGCACGGCGAGGAGCAGACCCGGCAGGTCGTCAACGCCAGCCAAGCCCTGTTCGGCCGCGGCGAGCTGCGGGACCTCGACGAGCGCACGCTCGACGCGGCCATGTCCGAGGTGCCGAACGGCAAGGTCGACCCATCGGGTGATGCGACGATCGTCGACCTGCTGCTCGCCGGCGGGCTGGTGGACAGCAAGGGGGCCGCGCGCCGCACAGTCAAGGAAGGCGGCGCGTACGTCAACAACGTGAAGATCGCGGACGAGGAGTGGAAGCCGTCGGTGGACGACGCGCTGCACGGCAAGTGGCTCGTGGTCCGCAAGGGCAAGCGGAACGTCGCCGGCGTCGCGCTCGGCGGCTGA
- a CDS encoding DNA-3-methyladenine glycosylase translates to MSGDAGRLFSRDELALDPVDLAHLLLGSVLEATGPDGTVGVRLVEVEAYRGEDDPASHCYRGRTPRNAVMWGPAGHLYVYFVYGMHFCANIVGSQDGVAGAVLLRAGEVVEGVDVVRKRRPAARGTGELAKGPAILTSVLRIDREQNGADLTDPASPVRLRVGERVPAERIRSGPRVGVAMAMDTPWRFWVDGSPAVSTYRRGGKRRVRPAS, encoded by the coding sequence TTGAGCGGCGACGCAGGCCGGTTGTTCAGCCGCGACGAGCTGGCGCTTGACCCGGTCGACCTGGCCCACCTGCTGCTCGGCTCGGTCCTCGAAGCCACCGGACCCGACGGCACCGTCGGCGTCCGGCTGGTGGAGGTCGAGGCCTACCGCGGCGAAGACGACCCGGCGTCGCACTGCTACCGCGGCCGGACCCCGCGCAACGCGGTCATGTGGGGCCCCGCGGGTCACCTGTACGTGTACTTCGTCTACGGGATGCACTTCTGCGCGAACATCGTCGGCTCCCAGGACGGCGTGGCCGGCGCGGTGCTGCTGCGCGCCGGCGAAGTCGTCGAAGGCGTCGACGTCGTCCGCAAGCGGCGCCCGGCCGCGCGGGGGACCGGCGAGCTCGCGAAAGGGCCGGCCATCCTGACGTCGGTGCTGCGCATCGACCGCGAGCAGAACGGCGCCGACCTGACCGATCCCGCGTCGCCGGTCCGGCTGCGCGTCGGCGAGCGCGTGCCGGCCGAGCGGATCCGGTCCGGGCCCCGGGTCGGCGTCGCGATGGCGATGGACACGCCGTGGCGGTTCTGGGTCGACGGCTCGCCGGCCGTGTCCACCTACCGCCGCGGCGGGAAGCGCCGGGTCCGACCCGCCAGTTAA
- a CDS encoding DUF4166 domain-containing protein: MTGVFERALGPDFAKLHPRMRERLTLSGGRGMIGHGVMDRIWRGPGFTLPFLWLGSTRHILFPDRGLAVPFTIENYPYVDGHGRETVSFVRTFEFPHRRRRFDAQMVHSAGRGLVDYLGTRQHLAVDLAVSPRDDGGFRIRSGEFRLREGPVRTRLPRALTGTAHVDEWFDDVSERFRIRVAVVHPRLGPVFGYDGSFTARFVDVGDGVSGAVKPLREKVMD; this comes from the coding sequence GTGACGGGCGTCTTCGAACGCGCGCTGGGCCCGGACTTCGCGAAGCTGCACCCACGGATGCGGGAAAGACTCACGCTTTCGGGTGGACGCGGCATGATCGGCCACGGCGTGATGGACCGGATCTGGCGCGGCCCCGGGTTCACGCTGCCGTTCCTGTGGCTCGGGTCGACGCGGCACATCCTGTTCCCCGACCGGGGCCTGGCGGTGCCGTTCACCATCGAGAACTACCCGTACGTCGACGGGCACGGCCGCGAAACCGTCTCGTTCGTACGCACCTTCGAGTTCCCGCACCGGCGGAGGCGGTTCGACGCGCAGATGGTCCACAGCGCCGGCCGTGGGCTCGTCGACTACCTGGGGACGCGCCAGCACCTGGCGGTCGACCTCGCCGTTTCGCCGCGTGACGACGGCGGGTTCCGGATCCGGTCCGGCGAGTTCCGGCTTCGCGAAGGACCGGTCCGGACGCGCCTGCCCCGCGCGCTGACCGGGACCGCGCACGTCGACGAGTGGTTCGACGACGTGAGCGAACGGTTCCGCATCCGGGTCGCCGTGGTCCATCCGCGGTTGGGGCCGGTGTTCGGCTACGACGGCAGCTTCACCGCGCGGTTCGTCGACGTCGGCGACGGGGTGAGCGGAGCGGTCAAGCCGCTTCGTGAGAAGGTCATGGACTGA
- a CDS encoding TetR/AcrR family transcriptional regulator, translating to MGTGRNSSSQDTKQRLVDGVLEIVRQQGITAVSARSVATAAGANQALIFYHFGSVEELVAQACLSATEARVARYRDRFATVATVGELLELGREIRVAESAEGNLAVLAQTLAGAQGSQRLAEATRESLGKWITEVRAALERVLDGSPLADLADPGGLAHAVSSGFLGLTLFDTVDPDGAEQAIAALEQLAVLVDVLDGLGPVATRAVRAKLRKTGRSRLS from the coding sequence ATGGGCACCGGCCGGAACTCCAGTTCGCAGGACACGAAGCAGCGGCTCGTGGACGGCGTGCTGGAGATCGTCCGGCAGCAGGGCATCACCGCCGTCTCGGCGCGTTCGGTCGCCACCGCGGCCGGCGCGAACCAGGCACTCATCTTCTACCACTTCGGCAGCGTCGAGGAACTCGTCGCGCAGGCGTGCCTGAGCGCGACGGAGGCCCGTGTCGCGCGCTACCGCGACCGCTTCGCCACCGTGGCCACTGTCGGCGAGTTGCTGGAACTCGGCCGCGAGATCCGCGTCGCCGAAAGCGCGGAGGGCAACCTGGCCGTGCTGGCCCAGACGCTCGCCGGCGCACAGGGCAGCCAGCGGCTCGCGGAGGCGACCCGCGAGAGCCTCGGCAAGTGGATCACCGAGGTCCGGGCGGCCCTCGAGCGCGTGCTCGACGGATCGCCGCTGGCGGATCTCGCGGACCCGGGCGGGCTCGCCCACGCCGTGTCGTCGGGCTTTCTCGGGCTGACGCTGTTCGACACCGTGGACCCCGACGGCGCCGAGCAGGCGATCGCCGCGCTGGAGCAGCTCGCCGTGCTCGTCGACGTCCTGGACGGGCTCGGCCCGGTGGCCACCCGGGCCGTCCGGGCCAAGCTGCGGAAGACCGGCCGGTCGCGCCTCAGTTGA
- the argH gene encoding argininosuccinate lyase, with product MSGNEQPVQLWGGRFASGPAEAMAALSASTHFDWRLAPYDIAGSRAHARVLRKAGLLTEDELTGMLAALDTLAQDVASGAFTPTIADEDVHTALERGLLERAGSELGGKLRAGRSRNDQVATLFRMWLRDAARRVVAGTLDVVDALVSQAKRHPDAILPGRTHLQHAQPVLLAHHLMAHGQALLRDVSRLQDWDARTAESPYGSGALAGSSLGLDPEAVAEELGFATSVENSIDGTASRDFVAEFAFAVSMLAINLSRIAEEVIIWNTAEFGYVTLDDAWATGSSIMPQKKNPDVAELTRGKAGRLIGNLTGLLATLKAQPLAYNRDLQEDKEPVFDSVEQLELLFPAIAGMLATLTFHTDRLAELAPAGFTLATDIAEWLVRQGVPFRVAHEAAGESVRVAESRGVGLDELTDEEFEKINPALTPAVRAVLTVEGSVKSRNARGGTAPERVAEQRARLEERVTAARQWLN from the coding sequence GTGAGCGGGAACGAGCAGCCGGTGCAGCTGTGGGGCGGCCGGTTCGCCAGCGGTCCGGCGGAGGCCATGGCCGCGCTGAGCGCGTCGACGCACTTCGACTGGCGCCTGGCGCCCTACGACATCGCCGGCTCCCGCGCGCACGCTCGCGTGCTGCGCAAAGCGGGCCTGCTCACCGAAGACGAGCTGACCGGCATGCTGGCCGCGCTGGACACGCTCGCCCAGGACGTCGCGTCGGGGGCGTTCACCCCGACGATCGCCGACGAGGACGTGCACACGGCTCTCGAACGCGGCCTGCTCGAGCGGGCCGGCAGCGAGCTGGGCGGCAAGCTGCGCGCCGGCCGCTCCCGCAACGACCAGGTGGCCACGCTGTTCCGGATGTGGCTGCGCGACGCCGCCCGCCGGGTCGTCGCCGGCACGCTCGACGTCGTCGACGCGCTCGTGTCGCAGGCGAAGCGGCACCCGGACGCGATCCTGCCCGGCCGCACCCACCTGCAGCACGCGCAGCCGGTGCTGCTCGCGCACCACCTGATGGCCCACGGCCAGGCGCTGCTGCGCGACGTCTCGCGCCTGCAGGACTGGGACGCCCGCACGGCCGAGTCGCCGTACGGCTCGGGCGCGCTCGCCGGGTCGTCGCTCGGCCTCGACCCCGAGGCGGTCGCCGAGGAGCTGGGCTTCGCGACGAGCGTCGAGAACTCGATCGACGGCACCGCTTCGCGCGACTTCGTCGCCGAGTTCGCGTTCGCCGTCTCGATGCTCGCGATCAATCTCTCCCGGATCGCCGAAGAGGTGATCATCTGGAACACCGCCGAGTTCGGTTACGTGACCCTCGACGACGCGTGGGCCACCGGCAGCTCGATCATGCCGCAGAAGAAGAACCCCGACGTCGCGGAGCTGACGCGCGGCAAGGCGGGCCGGCTGATCGGCAACCTCACCGGCCTGCTGGCGACGCTCAAGGCGCAGCCGCTGGCCTACAACCGCGACCTGCAGGAGGACAAGGAGCCGGTGTTCGACTCGGTCGAGCAGCTCGAGCTCCTGTTCCCGGCCATCGCCGGCATGCTCGCCACGCTCACCTTCCACACCGACCGGCTCGCCGAGCTGGCCCCGGCCGGCTTCACGCTGGCCACCGACATCGCGGAATGGCTGGTGCGCCAGGGTGTGCCGTTCCGCGTCGCGCACGAGGCGGCGGGCGAAAGCGTCCGCGTCGCCGAGTCCCGCGGTGTCGGCTTGGACGAGCTGACCGACGAGGAGTTCGAGAAGATCAACCCGGCGCTCACTCCCGCGGTGCGGGCCGTCCTGACCGTCGAAGGTTCGGTGAAGTCCCGCAACGCCCGGGGCGGCACGGCACCGGAACGCGTGGCCGAGCAGCGCGCGCGGCTCGAAGAGCGGGTCACCGCCGCTCGCCAGTGGCTCAACTGA
- a CDS encoding argininosuccinate synthase — MTAIGDIFPAEGEFLAPDEVVITFDRGIPVAIDGETVSVAEARRILDARGEAQRIGRGEARAALERRTGRGCASLADAGSGEVRLVLYDGRVTVT, encoded by the coding sequence ATGACGGCGATCGGCGACATCTTCCCGGCCGAGGGGGAATTCCTCGCGCCGGACGAGGTCGTGATCACCTTCGACCGCGGGATCCCGGTGGCGATCGACGGCGAGACCGTTTCCGTCGCCGAAGCGCGCCGGATACTGGACGCGCGCGGCGAGGCGCAGCGGATCGGCCGCGGCGAAGCGCGCGCCGCCCTCGAACGGCGGACCGGCCGCGGATGCGCCAGTCTGGCCGACGCCGGGTCGGGCGAAGTCCGCCTGGTCCTGTACGACGGCCGGGTCACGGTCACCTGA
- a CDS encoding arginine repressor, which yields MTSSRVGRQARITELVSSMTIRSQTELAKLLAAEGIEVTQATLSRDLDELGAVKLRGPDSGAPVYVIPEDGSPVRGVQGGTSRLSRLLAELMVSADSSGNLMVLRTPPGAAQFLASAIDRAALEEVVGSIAGDDTVAVIAREPLTGKQLAERFAALAQRSADEGSP from the coding sequence ATGACCAGCAGCCGGGTCGGGCGGCAGGCGCGGATCACCGAGCTGGTGTCCAGCATGACCATCCGCAGCCAGACCGAGCTGGCCAAGCTGCTGGCCGCCGAGGGCATCGAGGTCACCCAGGCGACGCTGTCGCGCGACCTCGACGAGCTGGGCGCGGTCAAGCTGCGCGGGCCGGACTCGGGCGCCCCGGTCTACGTCATCCCCGAGGACGGCAGCCCGGTCCGCGGGGTGCAGGGCGGCACGTCCCGCCTTTCGCGGCTGCTGGCCGAGCTGATGGTCTCGGCGGACTCGTCGGGCAACCTGATGGTCCTGCGGACGCCGCCGGGGGCCGCGCAGTTCCTGGCCAGCGCCATCGACCGGGCGGCGCTGGAAGAGGTCGTCGGCTCGATCGCGGGGGACGACACCGTCGCCGTGATCGCGCGGGAGCCGCTGACGGGCAAACAGCTGGCGGAGCGCTTCGCGGCGCTCGCCCAGCGATCGGCAGACGAAGGATCACCATGA
- the argF gene encoding ornithine carbamoyltransferase, translating to MLRHFLRDDDVSPAEQKAILDLADELKADPLGNKTLAGKSITAIFEKNSTRTRFSFEVGISQLGGHPVIVDGRSMQLGREETIEDTSRVLSRYVDGIVWRTFAQKRIEAMASAASIPVVNALTDEFHPCQVLTDLMTIRERKGELAGLTLVYLGDGANNMAHSLLLGGVTAGMHVRVVSPVGFQPDQGVLLDAKNRANETGGSATVFTDPYAAVDGADVLVTDTWTSMGQENDGLDRVGPFRALQVNTELLKKAADDAIVLHCLPAHRGWEITDEVLDGPASAVWDEAENRLHAQKALLVWLFEESRR from the coding sequence ATGCTGCGCCACTTCCTCCGCGACGACGACGTCAGTCCCGCCGAGCAGAAGGCCATCCTCGACCTCGCCGACGAGCTGAAGGCCGACCCGCTCGGCAACAAGACCCTCGCCGGCAAGTCCATCACGGCGATCTTCGAGAAGAACTCGACCCGCACGCGGTTCTCGTTCGAGGTCGGCATCAGCCAGCTCGGCGGCCACCCGGTGATCGTCGACGGCCGGTCGATGCAGCTCGGCCGCGAAGAGACGATCGAGGACACCTCGCGGGTGCTGTCGCGTTACGTCGACGGCATCGTGTGGCGCACCTTCGCCCAGAAGCGCATCGAAGCGATGGCGTCGGCCGCGTCGATCCCGGTGGTCAACGCGCTGACCGACGAGTTCCACCCGTGCCAGGTGCTCACCGACCTGATGACGATCCGCGAGCGCAAGGGCGAGCTCGCGGGGCTCACCCTCGTCTACCTCGGCGACGGCGCCAACAACATGGCGCACTCGCTGCTGCTCGGCGGCGTCACCGCCGGGATGCACGTCCGGGTCGTCTCGCCGGTCGGCTTCCAGCCGGACCAGGGCGTGCTGCTGGACGCGAAGAACCGCGCGAACGAGACCGGCGGCAGCGCGACCGTGTTCACCGACCCGTACGCGGCCGTCGACGGCGCGGACGTGCTGGTCACCGACACGTGGACGTCGATGGGCCAGGAGAACGACGGGCTCGACCGGGTGGGCCCGTTCCGCGCCCTGCAGGTCAACACCGAGCTGCTCAAGAAGGCGGCCGACGACGCGATCGTCCTGCACTGCCTGCCCGCGCACCGCGGCTGGGAGATCACCGACGAGGTGCTCGACGGCCCGGCCAGCGCGGTGTGGGACGAGGCCGAGAACCGGCTCCACGCCCAGAAGGCCCTGCTGGTCTGGCTGTTCGAGGAGAGCCGACGATGA
- a CDS encoding acetylornithine transaminase, translating into MTDLESNVDGQRHWQSALMDNYGTPKLTLVRGEGAQVWDADGKEYLDLVGGIAVNALGHAHPAVVEAVTEQIKRLGHTSNLYVNPVAVELAEALLGVAGLTGNGKVLFVNSGAEANEAALKISRLTGRTKVVAAEGAFHGRTMGSLSLTGQPAKRDPFKPLVPGVEHVPFGDVEALKAAVDTETAAVFLEPVLGEAGVIPAPDGYLQAAREITKATGTLLVLDEVQTGLGRLGTWFGYQQAGIVPDVITLAKGLGGGLPLGAVIGVGAAGGLLKPGQHGTTFGGNPVCCAAGLAVIKTIAAEGLLDHVSALGKDIAAGVEALGHPLVAGVRGTGLLLGIALKQPVSAAVAQAAQDAGYLVNPVAPDAVRLAPPLVLDADQADGFLAALPNALDSTTKDSD; encoded by the coding sequence GTGACCGACCTCGAGTCCAATGTGGATGGCCAGCGGCACTGGCAGTCCGCCCTCATGGACAACTACGGCACGCCCAAGCTGACCCTCGTCCGCGGCGAAGGCGCGCAGGTGTGGGACGCCGACGGCAAGGAGTACCTCGACCTCGTCGGCGGCATCGCCGTCAACGCGCTCGGCCACGCCCACCCGGCGGTCGTCGAAGCCGTCACCGAGCAGATCAAGCGGCTCGGCCACACCTCGAACCTGTACGTGAACCCGGTGGCCGTCGAGCTCGCCGAGGCCCTGCTCGGCGTCGCCGGTCTCACCGGCAACGGCAAGGTGCTGTTCGTCAACTCCGGCGCCGAGGCCAACGAAGCCGCGCTCAAGATCAGCCGGTTGACCGGGCGCACCAAGGTCGTCGCGGCCGAGGGCGCGTTCCACGGGCGCACGATGGGCTCGCTGAGCCTCACCGGCCAGCCCGCCAAGCGCGACCCGTTCAAGCCGCTCGTGCCCGGAGTGGAGCACGTGCCGTTCGGGGACGTCGAAGCGCTGAAGGCGGCTGTCGACACCGAAACCGCGGCCGTGTTCCTGGAGCCGGTGCTCGGCGAAGCGGGTGTCATCCCGGCACCGGACGGTTACCTGCAGGCCGCGCGCGAGATCACCAAGGCCACCGGCACGCTGCTGGTGCTCGACGAGGTGCAGACCGGCCTCGGCCGGCTCGGCACGTGGTTCGGCTACCAGCAGGCCGGCATCGTCCCGGACGTGATCACCCTGGCCAAGGGCCTCGGCGGCGGGTTGCCGCTGGGCGCGGTGATCGGCGTCGGCGCGGCGGGCGGCCTGCTCAAGCCGGGCCAGCACGGCACCACCTTCGGCGGCAACCCGGTGTGCTGCGCGGCCGGTCTCGCGGTCATCAAGACGATCGCCGCGGAGGGCCTGCTCGACCACGTCTCGGCGCTGGGCAAGGACATCGCGGCGGGGGTCGAGGCGCTCGGCCACCCGCTCGTCGCCGGGGTGCGCGGCACCGGGCTGCTGCTCGGCATCGCCCTGAAGCAGCCCGTGTCGGCCGCGGTGGCCCAAGCCGCCCAGGACGCCGGCTACCTCGTCAACCCGGTCGCGCCGGACGCCGTCCGGCTGGCGCCGCCGCTCGTGCTCGACGCGGACCAGGCCGACGGCTTCCTCGCCGCACTTCCGAACGCGCTCGACTCCACCACGAAGGACTCCGACTGA
- the argB gene encoding acetylglutamate kinase — MNQEALISADERLATAAEKAGVLVEALPWLQRFHGATVVVKYGGNAMIDDTLKAAFAEDMVFLRLAGLRPVVVHGGGPQITAMLNRLGVEGEFKGGLRVTTPETMDIVRMVLTGQVSRELVGLINAHGPYAVGISGEDARLFTAERKQATVDGEQVDIGLVGEVAEVNPDAVLDIVNAGRIPVVSTVAPDVDGVVHNVNADTAAGALAAALGAEKLVVLTDVEGLYANWPDRSSLIDRIRVDHLEPMLPTLASGMIPKMEACVRAIRGGVRRAHVIDGRIAHSVLLEVFTSRGIGTMVFPETELP; from the coding sequence ATGAACCAGGAGGCCCTGATTTCCGCGGACGAGAGACTGGCGACGGCGGCCGAGAAGGCCGGGGTGCTCGTCGAGGCGCTGCCGTGGCTGCAGCGGTTCCACGGCGCCACCGTGGTGGTCAAGTACGGCGGCAACGCCATGATCGACGACACGCTGAAGGCGGCCTTCGCCGAGGACATGGTGTTCCTCCGGCTGGCCGGCCTGCGCCCGGTGGTCGTGCACGGCGGCGGTCCGCAGATCACCGCGATGCTCAACCGCCTCGGCGTCGAAGGCGAGTTCAAGGGCGGCCTGCGCGTCACCACGCCGGAGACGATGGACATCGTCCGGATGGTGCTCACCGGCCAGGTCAGCCGCGAGCTCGTCGGGCTGATCAACGCCCATGGGCCGTACGCGGTGGGCATCTCGGGCGAGGACGCCAGGCTGTTCACCGCCGAACGCAAACAGGCCACTGTGGACGGTGAGCAGGTCGACATCGGGCTCGTCGGCGAGGTCGCCGAGGTCAACCCGGACGCGGTGCTCGACATCGTCAACGCCGGGCGGATCCCGGTGGTGTCCACGGTCGCCCCGGACGTCGACGGTGTCGTGCACAACGTCAACGCCGACACGGCCGCGGGCGCGCTGGCGGCCGCGCTCGGCGCGGAAAAGCTCGTCGTGCTCACCGACGTCGAAGGCCTGTACGCCAACTGGCCCGACCGGTCGTCGCTGATCGACCGCATCCGCGTCGACCACCTCGAACCGATGCTGCCCACCCTGGCCAGCGGCATGATCCCGAAGATGGAGGCGTGCGTGCGCGCCATCCGCGGCGGCGTGCGCCGGGCGCACGTGATCGACGGCCGCATCGCCCACTCGGTGCTGCTGGAGGTCTTCACCTCCCGCGGCATCGGCACCATGGTCTTCCCCGAAACGGAGCTCCCGTGA
- the argJ gene encoding bifunctional glutamate N-acetyltransferase/amino-acid acetyltransferase ArgJ, with the protein MTVTGPQGFRAAGVAAGIKASGALDLTLVVNDGPLDVAAGVFTRNVIKAAPVLWSQEVLKQQRLKAVVLNSGGANAATGPGGFQDTHATAEKVAEVLEVGAIEVAVCSTGLIGERLPMPAVLSGVDAAVKALDASPEASLNAAKGVMTTDTKPKQAFAKHDSGWSVGGFAKGAGMLAPNLATMLSVLTTDAVVDKPTLDRTLRAATHVTFDRLDVDGGTSTNDTVLVLASGASGVEPTEAELTELLTTVSHDLVLQLRADSEGATKDVDVTVRGAASEADAIAVARTIAEDNLVKTALFGSDPNWGRIAMALGRVPARIDPETVSIAINGVTLFAQGMPAADRSEADLSGRAIEIVVDLGVGASAATIYTTDLSHGYVEENSAYSS; encoded by the coding sequence GTGACCGTCACCGGCCCCCAGGGCTTCCGCGCCGCCGGTGTCGCCGCCGGGATCAAGGCCTCCGGCGCGCTCGACCTCACGCTGGTCGTCAACGACGGCCCGCTCGACGTCGCCGCCGGCGTCTTCACGCGCAACGTCATCAAGGCCGCGCCGGTCCTGTGGTCGCAGGAGGTGCTCAAGCAGCAGCGGCTCAAGGCCGTCGTCCTCAACTCCGGCGGCGCCAACGCGGCCACCGGTCCCGGCGGCTTCCAGGACACCCACGCCACCGCCGAGAAGGTCGCCGAAGTCCTCGAGGTGGGCGCGATCGAGGTCGCCGTCTGCTCCACCGGCCTGATCGGCGAACGGCTCCCGATGCCGGCGGTCCTGTCCGGAGTCGACGCCGCGGTCAAGGCGCTGGACGCGAGCCCCGAAGCGAGCCTGAACGCCGCAAAGGGCGTGATGACCACCGACACCAAGCCGAAGCAGGCCTTCGCGAAGCACGACAGCGGCTGGAGCGTCGGCGGCTTCGCCAAGGGCGCGGGCATGCTCGCCCCGAACCTCGCCACCATGCTGTCGGTGCTCACCACCGACGCCGTGGTGGACAAGCCGACCCTCGACCGCACCCTGCGCGCGGCCACTCACGTCACGTTCGACCGGCTCGACGTCGACGGCGGCACGTCGACCAACGACACGGTCCTGGTGCTGGCCTCCGGGGCGAGCGGCGTCGAACCGACCGAGGCCGAGCTCACCGAGCTGCTCACCACGGTGAGCCACGACCTCGTGCTCCAGCTGCGGGCCGACTCCGAAGGCGCCACGAAGGACGTCGACGTGACGGTCCGTGGCGCGGCTTCCGAAGCCGACGCGATCGCCGTCGCCCGTACGATCGCCGAAGACAACCTGGTCAAGACCGCGTTGTTCGGCTCCGACCCGAACTGGGGCCGGATCGCCATGGCGCTCGGCCGCGTGCCGGCCCGCATCGACCCGGAAACCGTGTCGATCGCGATCAACGGCGTCACCCTGTTCGCGCAGGGGATGCCCGCCGCCGACCGGTCCGAGGCGGACCTCAGCGGCCGGGCCATCGAGATCGTCGTCGACCTCGGCGTCGGCGCGAGCGCGGCCACCATCTACACCACGGACCTTTCGCACGGTTACGTCGAAGAGAACAGCGCGTACTCCTCATGA